A genomic stretch from Lathyrus oleraceus cultivar Zhongwan6 chromosome 2, CAAS_Psat_ZW6_1.0, whole genome shotgun sequence includes:
- the LOC127121437 gene encoding homeobox-leucine zipper protein ATHB-15 — MMAVTSACKDGSKIAMDNGKYVRYTPEQVEALERLYHECPKPTSLRRQQLIRECPILSHIEPKQIKVWFQNRRCREKQRKEAGRLQAVNRKLLMEENDRLQKQVSHLVYENSVFRQHTPNGAIATTDTSCESVVTSGQQHPPRDASPAGLLSIAEETLAEFLSKATGTAVEWVQMPGMKVGYLPLCLLTFLSLFSL, encoded by the exons ATGATGGCGGTGACTTCAGCTTGCAAAGACGGAAGCAAAATAGCAATGGACAACGGTAAATACGTACGCTACACGCCGGAGCAAGTCGAAGCGCTTGAGCGGCTCTACCATGAATGTCCCAAACCTACTTCGCTCCGTCGTCAACAGCTTATCAGAGAGTGTCCTATTCTTTCTCACATTGAGCCTAAACAGATCAAAGTCTGGTTCCAGAATCGAAG GTGTAGAGAGAAGCAGAGGAAAGAAGCTGGACGGTTGCAAGCGGTGAATAGAAAGTTGCTTATGGAGGAAAATGATCGGTTGCAGAAACAAGTTTCACATCTTGTGTATGAGAATAGTGTTTTCAGACAACATACACCAAAT GGAGCTATTGCCACGACAGATACAAGTTGTGAGTCAGTGGTAACAAGCGGTCAGCAGCATCCACCAAGGGATGCTAGTCCTGCTGG ACTTTTGTCCATTGCAGAGGAGACTTTAGCAGAGTTTCTATCAAAGGCTACTGGAACTGCTGTTGAGTGGGTCCAAATGCCCGGTATGAAGGTTGGTTACTTACCCCTCTGTCTTTTAacttttctctctcttttttcactTTAA